Proteins from a single region of Pirellulales bacterium:
- a CDS encoding FHA domain-containing protein, with translation MELTLKVLTGKYSGQVIKVHHEKFLIGRGEQCHLRPHSDAISRQHCALSQRGADVIVEDLGSRNGTIVNGEKITGPTVIHSGDQLIIGQLVFEVVMPLVRKTSAPTGDTVSSTAKVDTTSMKPAAAPPASPPAQGVPATKPVAVDPAPGIAASAVPKPAQPLKPAEPGLAAAKLPKVRSIDDVAQRVTAKKGDPEDQDISDWLMADDLESLTDTRTIQITSTQQMELLNAADDTVNETGNMSDSKAANKKEKVYGKLPPVPKPANAAKDSREAAAEALRKMMKNR, from the coding sequence ATGGAGTTGACTCTCAAAGTCCTGACAGGAAAGTATTCAGGCCAGGTGATCAAAGTTCACCATGAGAAATTTTTGATTGGTCGCGGTGAGCAATGTCATTTGCGTCCCCATAGTGATGCCATCAGCCGCCAGCATTGCGCGCTCAGCCAGCGTGGAGCTGATGTGATTGTCGAAGATCTGGGAAGTCGCAATGGCACCATTGTCAACGGCGAAAAGATCACCGGCCCAACGGTGATTCATTCTGGTGACCAACTAATCATAGGCCAGTTGGTGTTTGAAGTAGTAATGCCTCTGGTGCGCAAGACCAGCGCCCCCACGGGAGACACCGTGTCTTCCACGGCCAAGGTTGACACCACCTCCATGAAGCCAGCCGCGGCTCCCCCCGCCAGTCCCCCTGCGCAGGGCGTTCCCGCGACCAAGCCTGTCGCGGTGGATCCCGCTCCTGGAATTGCCGCTTCCGCTGTTCCCAAGCCCGCGCAACCCTTAAAGCCAGCCGAACCGGGCCTTGCCGCGGCCAAACTACCCAAGGTGCGTAGCATTGACGATGTGGCGCAGCGGGTTACCGCCAAAAAAGGGGATCCCGAAGATCAGGATATTTCCGACTGGCTCATGGCCGATGACCTGGAAAGTTTAACGGACACGCGTACCATTCAAATAACGTCCACGCAGCAGATGGAGTTACTGAATGCCGCCGATGACACCGTGAACGAAACGGGTAACATGAGCGACAGCAAAGCCGCGAACAAAAAAGAAAAAGTTTACGGCAAACTCCCTCCCGTGCCCAAGCCGGCCAATGCGGCTAAAGATAGCCGTGAAGCGGCTGCTGAGGCCCTGCGTAAAATGATGAAAAATCGTTGA
- a CDS encoding ATP-dependent Clp protease adaptor ClpS, with amino-acid sequence MEPRQIHDDEGFSQAGTAVADAPPAETIVRPTKLPRKERDRPQRQPRYHVILWNDEEHTFEYVIKMLQELFGHPPEKGYQLAEEVDTKGKVIVLTTTKEHAELKRDQIHAYGKDDAIQACQGSMSASIEPETG; translated from the coding sequence ATGGAACCCCGGCAAATCCACGATGACGAGGGCTTTTCCCAGGCGGGCACGGCAGTCGCCGACGCCCCCCCCGCAGAGACCATCGTCCGTCCGACTAAACTGCCACGAAAAGAGCGGGATCGGCCGCAGCGCCAACCGCGCTATCATGTTATTTTGTGGAATGACGAAGAGCATACTTTTGAGTACGTCATTAAAATGCTGCAGGAATTATTTGGCCACCCCCCGGAAAAAGGTTATCAATTGGCGGAAGAGGTCGACACCAAAGGGAAAGTGATCGTCCTGACCACAACCAAGGAACATGCCGAACTAAAACGCGATCAAATTCACGCTTATGGCAAGGACGACGCCATCCAAGCCTGCCAGGGGTCCATGTCGGCCAGTATCGAACCAGAAACGGGTTAA
- a CDS encoding dipeptidase, producing MLAIQTDLSQHAPRAEADLCELLRIPSVSAISAHAPDIQRAADWLHGYFRDLGYQSAIHATPGHPIVLARTPAVDGAITVLVYGHYDVQPPDPLGQWISPPFEPTVRQGNLFARGATDDKGQFLTHVQSAASWTRTAGAPPVNLIFLIEGEEEIGSPNLVPFLQRHASELACDVAVISDTSQFAPDLPAITYGLRGIAYYELTLTGPRQDLHSGTFGGGVTNPANVLVKILGNLHDSHGRVAIPGFYDAVVPLTDRERQEYAQLPFTDQAFFEQVGVSGAFGEAGYTTLERRWARPTCDINGLTSGYQGEGAKTVLPARASAKFSFRLVPRQDPHALSASLREWIAEQIPAGITWELTDFHGAPGVLVSLDSPYVACAQRAIEQGFGRAPVFIREGGSIPIVGDFKEILGVDTLLLGWGQNDDNMHSPNEKFSLADYHRGIRASAALWEEFAKLPRPAGKGNV from the coding sequence ATGCTCGCGATCCAAACCGATCTTAGCCAACATGCCCCCCGGGCCGAAGCCGATCTGTGCGAACTGTTGCGTATCCCCAGTGTGAGCGCAATTTCCGCCCACGCGCCGGATATCCAACGGGCCGCCGACTGGCTGCACGGTTATTTTAGGGATTTAGGGTATCAATCGGCCATTCACGCCACCCCTGGCCACCCTATTGTACTGGCCCGCACTCCCGCGGTCGACGGGGCGATTACCGTACTGGTTTATGGCCATTATGATGTCCAACCTCCCGATCCCTTAGGGCAATGGATTTCCCCCCCATTTGAGCCGACGGTGCGTCAGGGGAACCTTTTTGCGCGGGGCGCGACCGATGACAAGGGACAGTTTTTGACCCATGTCCAAAGCGCCGCCTCCTGGACCCGCACGGCGGGCGCGCCGCCGGTAAACTTAATCTTTTTAATCGAAGGGGAAGAGGAAATTGGCAGCCCCAATCTAGTCCCATTTTTACAGCGGCACGCCTCGGAATTGGCCTGCGATGTCGCCGTCATTAGCGATACCAGCCAATTTGCCCCGGACCTTCCCGCGATTACTTATGGGCTGCGGGGAATCGCCTATTATGAATTGACTCTCACGGGGCCTCGGCAGGATTTGCATTCGGGGACATTTGGGGGAGGAGTTACCAATCCGGCCAATGTGCTTGTCAAAATCCTAGGGAATTTGCACGATAGCCACGGTCGGGTGGCGATTCCGGGCTTTTATGACGCCGTGGTCCCCCTGACCGACCGGGAACGCCAGGAATACGCCCAATTGCCTTTTACGGACCAAGCTTTTTTTGAACAAGTGGGGGTGTCTGGGGCGTTTGGCGAAGCTGGATATACCACCCTGGAACGGCGTTGGGCCAGGCCCACATGCGATATCAATGGCTTGACCAGCGGATATCAAGGGGAAGGGGCAAAAACAGTCCTTCCCGCGCGGGCGAGTGCTAAATTTAGCTTTCGCTTGGTACCGCGACAGGATCCGCACGCGCTTTCCGCCAGTTTACGGGAATGGATTGCCGAGCAGATTCCGGCGGGAATTACCTGGGAACTGACGGATTTTCATGGCGCGCCGGGCGTTTTGGTCTCTTTGGATAGCCCTTATGTGGCCTGTGCCCAGCGGGCCATTGAGCAGGGATTTGGCCGGGCGCCGGTCTTCATTCGCGAAGGGGGCTCCATCCCCATCGTGGGTGATTTCAAAGAGATTTTAGGGGTGGATACGTTGCTGTTAGGCTGGGGACAAAATGACGACAACATGCACAGCCCGAATGAAAAATTTAGCCTGGCCGATTATCATCGCGGCATTCGAGCCAGCGCGGCACTGTGGGAGGAATTTGCAAAATTACCCCGTCCCGCCGGCAAGGGTAACGTTTAG
- the serS gene encoding serine--tRNA ligase, with product MLDRKFIVENAALVSENCRLRNSPAAVEQFVQLEQARKQQQQKLDDLNRQANEVSKSIGATKDPAEREARKEQGRQLREQHTAAQAELDQLTEQADAILRLIPNLSHPQAPIGNDDQANLELRHGPQQPRTFAFQPLDHVQLGQNLQLLDFEAGARVAGSGFYFLKNEAVLLELALQQYAVQLLLRHGFTPVITPDLAKTEILHGTGFIPRGPETQIYSIAESDLNLVATAEITLGGMYSGQILEEEQLPIKLCGISHCYRTEAGAAGRQSKGLYRVHQFTKVEMFAYATPEQSEQLHQQLCQLECEIFEGLGIPYRVVDTATGDLGGPAYRKFDLEAWMPGRGAAGEYGEVTSTSNCTDYQARRLNIRYRKKGEKGTHYVHTLNGTAVAISRAIIAILENYQNADGSITVPAPLIPWIGKERIG from the coding sequence ATGCTGGATCGCAAATTTATCGTTGAAAACGCCGCTTTGGTCTCCGAAAACTGCCGCCTGCGCAATAGCCCGGCGGCAGTGGAGCAATTCGTGCAATTGGAGCAAGCCCGCAAGCAACAGCAACAAAAGCTGGATGATCTCAACCGCCAGGCAAACGAAGTAAGTAAATCCATCGGCGCGACCAAGGATCCCGCCGAACGAGAGGCCCGTAAGGAACAAGGCCGCCAACTCCGCGAACAACACACGGCCGCCCAGGCAGAGTTGGACCAACTGACCGAGCAGGCGGACGCTATTTTGCGGTTAATACCCAATCTCTCGCATCCCCAGGCCCCGATTGGCAATGACGACCAGGCCAACCTGGAATTGCGGCATGGCCCGCAGCAACCCCGCACGTTTGCGTTTCAGCCGTTGGATCATGTGCAACTGGGCCAGAACCTGCAACTGCTGGATTTTGAGGCGGGAGCGCGGGTGGCGGGGAGCGGCTTTTACTTTTTAAAGAACGAAGCGGTGCTGTTGGAACTGGCGCTGCAACAATACGCGGTGCAATTGCTGTTGCGGCATGGCTTTACGCCGGTCATTACACCCGATCTAGCCAAGACCGAAATCCTTCACGGGACGGGGTTTATTCCTCGTGGGCCAGAAACACAAATTTACTCTATTGCCGAAAGCGACCTGAATTTGGTGGCCACAGCCGAAATCACCCTCGGAGGGATGTACAGCGGCCAAATCCTGGAGGAAGAGCAATTGCCCATCAAGCTTTGCGGCATTAGCCACTGTTACCGGACCGAGGCGGGAGCCGCGGGCCGCCAGTCCAAGGGCCTGTACCGCGTGCATCAATTCACCAAAGTCGAGATGTTTGCTTACGCCACGCCCGAACAAAGCGAACAGCTCCACCAACAACTCTGCCAGCTCGAATGTGAAATTTTTGAAGGGCTGGGCATCCCTTACCGCGTGGTCGATACAGCCACCGGGGACCTGGGGGGGCCGGCTTATCGCAAATTCGACCTCGAAGCCTGGATGCCCGGCCGCGGCGCGGCGGGTGAATATGGCGAGGTCACCAGCACCAGCAATTGCACCGACTATCAGGCCCGGCGGCTGAATATTCGCTATCGCAAAAAAGGGGAAAAAGGGACCCACTACGTCCACACCCTAAACGGCACCGCGGTGGCCATTAGCCGGGCCATCATTGCCATTCTGGAAAATTACCAAAACGCCGATGGCAGCATTACCGTCCCCGCCCCCCTCATTCCCTGGATAGGCAAGGAGCGAATCGGCTAA
- the lepA gene encoding translation elongation factor 4: MDPRFIRNFSIIAHIDHGKSTLADRLIEQTGTVEKREMREQLLDDMELERMRGITIKARAVCMTYQHQGQRYELNLVDTPGHVDFHYEVSRSLACCEGAILLVDAFQGVEAQTVANAYAALEHNLAIVPVLNKIDLKNARPEEVKAEIEQSLAIDPAQVLACSGKTGVGVPELLEAILERVPPPQGDPAATLQAMVFDSHYDDFRGAIIYIRIMQGTVTKGQKIRLLRAETTHEVLELGQFVPERRACQSLNAGQVGYLICNIKSVQEVSIGDTVTIPGDKGAEPLPGYRPPQRMVYCGLYPSDGESYEDLRDSLTKLSINDPSFEFSPETSDALGFGFRCGFLGLLHMEIIQQRLERESDLDLVQTAPNVTYEIVTKTGETLSIHNPQDVPEAGQIEEFRQPIVRVNFLLPSEVIGPVMQLCTDRRGHYVKTEYLSPIRAMLTFDLPLAEVIYDLHDKLKSVSRGYATMDYEMLGYFEADLVRLDILVGGKKVDALSIICDRRDAERRGRAIVKKLRGEIDRHMFEIAIQAAIGTRVIARETISAMRKNVTAKCYGGDITRKRKLWAKQREGKKRMKSIGSVDIPQKAFLAVLESGNEE, translated from the coding sequence ATGGATCCCCGCTTTATCCGCAATTTTTCGATCATTGCCCATATCGACCATGGCAAAAGCACGCTCGCCGACCGGCTGATCGAGCAAACGGGAACGGTCGAAAAAAGGGAAATGCGCGAGCAATTGCTGGACGACATGGAACTGGAGCGGATGCGCGGCATTACCATCAAGGCCCGCGCGGTCTGCATGACCTACCAGCACCAGGGCCAGCGGTACGAACTGAATCTGGTCGATACGCCAGGGCATGTCGATTTTCACTACGAAGTCTCGCGATCCCTGGCGTGCTGCGAAGGGGCGATCCTCTTGGTCGACGCGTTTCAGGGGGTCGAGGCCCAAACCGTGGCCAACGCTTACGCCGCGCTCGAGCACAATCTGGCGATTGTGCCGGTCCTAAATAAAATCGACCTCAAAAACGCCCGTCCCGAAGAGGTCAAAGCCGAGATCGAACAATCCCTGGCCATTGATCCCGCGCAAGTCCTGGCCTGTTCCGGCAAGACTGGCGTAGGCGTGCCAGAGTTGCTCGAAGCCATTTTGGAACGTGTTCCCCCGCCGCAGGGAGACCCCGCGGCCACGTTGCAAGCAATGGTGTTTGACAGCCATTATGATGATTTTCGCGGGGCGATCATCTATATCCGGATCATGCAGGGGACCGTCACCAAAGGGCAAAAAATCCGCCTGCTCCGGGCCGAGACCACCCATGAAGTGCTGGAGTTAGGCCAGTTTGTCCCCGAACGCCGCGCGTGCCAGTCGCTCAACGCCGGACAGGTGGGTTATTTGATCTGTAATATCAAATCCGTCCAAGAAGTCAGCATTGGCGATACAGTAACGATTCCCGGCGACAAGGGGGCGGAGCCGCTGCCCGGCTATCGTCCGCCGCAACGGATGGTCTATTGCGGGTTGTATCCCTCGGATGGCGAAAGCTACGAAGACCTCCGCGATTCCCTGACCAAGCTGTCGATCAACGACCCCAGCTTTGAATTTTCACCCGAAACCAGCGATGCCCTGGGCTTTGGTTTTCGATGCGGATTCCTCGGTCTGCTGCACATGGAAATCATCCAGCAGCGGCTGGAGCGCGAGTCGGACCTCGACTTGGTGCAGACGGCCCCCAATGTCACGTATGAAATTGTGACTAAAACGGGGGAAACCCTGTCGATCCATAATCCCCAGGATGTGCCGGAGGCGGGGCAGATTGAGGAATTTCGCCAGCCCATTGTGCGGGTCAACTTTTTGCTCCCCAGCGAAGTCATTGGCCCGGTGATGCAGCTTTGCACCGATCGCCGGGGTCACTATGTGAAGACGGAATACCTAAGCCCCATTCGTGCCATGTTGACGTTTGATCTTCCCCTGGCGGAAGTGATCTACGACCTGCATGACAAACTCAAAAGCGTCTCCCGCGGTTATGCCACCATGGATTACGAGATGCTGGGCTACTTTGAGGCGGACTTGGTGCGGTTGGATATATTGGTCGGTGGCAAAAAAGTCGACGCGCTTTCGATTATTTGCGACCGCCGCGACGCCGAACGCCGGGGGCGGGCCATTGTCAAAAAACTGCGCGGCGAGATCGACCGCCACATGTTCGAGATCGCCATTCAGGCGGCCATTGGCACGCGGGTTATTGCCCGCGAAACCATTAGCGCCATGCGCAAAAACGTCACCGCCAAATGTTACGGCGGCGATATCACCCGCAAGCGCAAGTTATGGGCCAAGCAGCGCGAAGGGAAAAAGCGGATGAAATCAATCGGCAGCGTGGATATCCCGCAAAAGGCGTTCCTGGCCGTGCTGGAATCGGGCAATGAGGAATAG
- a CDS encoding ROK family protein produces MSDKVPHTTVAQAVTPLYLGVDIGGTGIKIGLVDDHGQTLAYHSIPTTPREGFVPVMQRLAQAITQLLTGIDCPRDKVAAVGVGIPGMIQVKQGKLIAAHNLPTWENVPVCQTLGELTGLPIVLANDANAASYGEFWIGAGKVQSSLVMITLGTGVGGGIVIDGHIIPGAHDFGAEVGHMIIDAHDDARLCGCGQRGHLEAYCSATAVKKRMLEELGVGRPSLLQEKFQSGADLSTLDLAQAAEAGDEFAWEQILSTARYLGIGVTNLLHVVDPEILLIGGAMTFGGYENPVGREFLDRVRREIHRRAMPVQARLSVIDYALLGSDAGYIGAAGVARMASQKAGIIAQ; encoded by the coding sequence ATGTCCGACAAGGTACCGCATACCACCGTGGCCCAGGCTGTCACTCCCTTATATCTGGGCGTGGATATTGGCGGCACGGGGATCAAAATCGGCCTGGTGGATGACCATGGTCAGACATTGGCGTATCACAGCATACCGACCACTCCGCGCGAGGGCTTTGTGCCGGTGATGCAGCGATTGGCGCAGGCGATCACGCAGTTGCTGACAGGAATCGACTGCCCCAGGGACAAGGTGGCCGCCGTGGGCGTGGGAATTCCCGGCATGATCCAGGTGAAACAGGGTAAACTAATTGCCGCGCATAACCTGCCCACGTGGGAAAATGTCCCCGTATGCCAGACCCTGGGGGAACTGACCGGGTTGCCGATTGTCCTGGCTAATGACGCCAACGCGGCTTCTTATGGCGAATTTTGGATTGGCGCGGGAAAAGTCCAATCCAGCCTGGTGATGATCACCCTGGGGACGGGCGTGGGGGGAGGAATTGTCATCGACGGGCATATTATCCCCGGAGCGCACGACTTTGGCGCCGAGGTCGGGCACATGATCATTGACGCGCATGACGACGCCCGGTTGTGCGGCTGTGGACAGCGCGGGCACTTGGAAGCCTACTGCAGCGCCACCGCCGTAAAAAAACGGATGCTCGAGGAACTGGGCGTGGGAAGGCCCAGTCTGCTGCAGGAAAAATTTCAATCCGGGGCGGATCTTAGCACGCTGGATCTGGCCCAGGCGGCGGAGGCGGGGGACGAATTTGCCTGGGAACAAATTTTAAGCACGGCCCGCTATTTGGGCATTGGCGTGACAAACTTGCTGCACGTGGTGGATCCCGAGATTTTGCTGATTGGCGGGGCGATGACGTTTGGCGGGTACGAAAACCCCGTGGGGCGAGAGTTTTTGGACCGGGTGCGCAGGGAAATCCACCGCCGCGCCATGCCCGTGCAGGCCCGTTTATCCGTGATTGATTATGCCCTCTTGGGGAGCGACGCGGGCTATATTGGGGCGGCGGGCGTGGCCCGCATGGCTAGCCAAAAAGCCGGAATTATCGCACAATAA
- a CDS encoding SpoIIE family protein phosphatase — MTRVASPALQLALLEPPPQVPAFAELPGLGELCRTFSQVTGWSLRYVAELKPTVELLWSAEVCPGVDPASGYLRIDLDHAASLDDLRKRMPLESAEKLAECLLRQLRREWELRTALWEREAELATAIPVVARSPDSAQLATRLQSLLQSLARALGCRAAAFYLLDDATTELRLRSAWGLPPERCVQPARPLAGALADLEALLGHAVVIDSPGIHTRWNVPEECAAAVCVPISSPTVPLGTLWVFADNARDFSDEQTNLCEIIAGRIAAELERSALLQDHASIQAERAVWQHSASDALPAGPETSPMVPGWDIAGHSEQAGPIGGAFHDWLLLPDGRLAVWLGDACEGGLAGAMTAASLRGMLRYELEQGCPRENIEQILARCHHTLLGLSAGNHWAGALLVFVDPRTGECEITWSGRPLATKLSPPDSTLIDRQLLTNAESRGKSAELAPPQNLLQPLTPLGIGQELITGRQRQLILPGEMLLGFNRGLADVTRNNGQPLQLAELLRNVAPTVDSRRTAQQTLERIQGNLRSGEYNIARHDLSLIVIRREK, encoded by the coding sequence GTGACGCGCGTCGCTTCGCCCGCATTGCAACTGGCTTTATTGGAACCGCCCCCGCAAGTTCCCGCGTTTGCGGAGCTGCCGGGTCTCGGGGAATTGTGTCGCACATTTTCCCAGGTGACCGGCTGGTCGCTCCGTTATGTGGCAGAGTTAAAACCAACGGTTGAGCTGTTGTGGTCCGCCGAGGTGTGCCCCGGCGTTGATCCGGCTTCCGGGTATCTGCGCATTGATCTGGATCACGCGGCGTCGCTGGACGATTTGCGCAAGCGCATGCCATTAGAGTCCGCCGAAAAGCTGGCCGAATGTCTCCTCAGACAATTGCGGCGCGAATGGGAATTGCGCACGGCGCTATGGGAACGCGAGGCCGAATTGGCGACCGCGATCCCCGTTGTGGCCCGCTCCCCTGATTCCGCCCAGCTTGCCACGCGGCTGCAATCGCTGTTGCAGTCGTTGGCGCGGGCGTTGGGTTGCCGGGCTGCCGCCTTTTATCTGTTGGATGACGCCACCACCGAGTTGCGGTTGCGCAGCGCTTGGGGACTCCCGCCCGAGCGCTGCGTCCAACCGGCTCGACCGCTGGCCGGAGCCTTGGCCGATTTGGAGGCGCTTTTAGGCCATGCCGTGGTGATCGATAGCCCGGGAATCCACACCCGCTGGAATGTGCCCGAGGAATGCGCCGCGGCGGTCTGCGTGCCTATTTCTAGCCCGACCGTGCCGCTGGGAACATTGTGGGTTTTTGCCGACAACGCGCGGGATTTTTCGGACGAGCAAACCAACCTGTGCGAAATCATCGCGGGGCGCATCGCCGCGGAACTGGAACGGTCGGCGTTGTTGCAGGATCACGCATCCATCCAGGCGGAACGCGCCGTCTGGCAACATTCCGCCAGCGACGCGCTCCCCGCCGGCCCCGAGACTTCGCCAATGGTCCCGGGTTGGGACATCGCGGGGCACAGCGAGCAAGCTGGCCCCATCGGCGGGGCGTTTCATGATTGGTTGTTGCTGCCCGATGGCCGCCTGGCCGTCTGGCTGGGGGACGCCTGCGAAGGAGGCCTGGCGGGGGCGATGACAGCCGCGAGCCTGCGCGGCATGTTGCGGTATGAACTGGAACAAGGGTGTCCCCGGGAAAATATCGAGCAAATCCTCGCGCGTTGCCACCACACACTCTTGGGGTTGTCCGCGGGTAACCACTGGGCCGGCGCGCTGCTCGTCTTTGTTGATCCCCGCACCGGCGAATGCGAAATAACCTGGTCCGGCAGGCCCCTGGCGACAAAGTTGTCTCCCCCGGACAGCACCCTCATCGATCGGCAGTTGTTGACTAACGCCGAGTCGCGCGGCAAATCCGCGGAACTCGCGCCTCCGCAGAATTTGTTGCAACCGCTGACACCCCTGGGTATAGGCCAAGAGCTAATAACGGGACGTCAACGGCAATTGATTTTGCCGGGCGAGATGCTATTAGGCTTTAATCGAGGGCTGGCGGATGTGACACGAAACAACGGCCAACCACTGCAACTGGCGGAACTACTGAGAAATGTGGCCCCGACGGTCGATTCCCGCCGCACCGCCCAGCAAACCTTGGAAAGAATCCAGGGGAATCTGCGCTCTGGAGAATATAATATCGCCCGGCACGATTTATCGTTGATTGTTATCCGCCGGGAAAAATAA
- a CDS encoding DUF423 domain-containing protein: MIAKVTVCCGIILAGLAVGLGAFGAHGWQELLIANGRVDTFETAVRYLMYHALGLILFGLMLGILGSGKDAFARDSVSRSDGWAIAIAVCFVMGSLIFSGSLLILSLSNIRWLGAITPIGGVLQLAGWGLWLVWCWRGK, translated from the coding sequence ATGATCGCCAAAGTTACCGTATGCTGTGGAATTATTCTGGCTGGATTGGCTGTTGGACTCGGTGCCTTTGGGGCGCATGGTTGGCAGGAATTACTCATCGCCAACGGACGGGTGGATACATTTGAAACCGCCGTTCGTTACCTGATGTACCACGCCCTGGGCCTGATTCTATTCGGCTTGATGTTAGGTATTTTAGGATCGGGAAAGGATGCGTTCGCAAGGGATTCAGTTTCCCGCTCGGATGGTTGGGCGATAGCGATTGCCGTTTGCTTTGTGATGGGTAGCCTAATTTTTAGCGGCAGTTTGCTGATTTTATCCCTGAGCAATATCCGCTGGCTGGGGGCGATCACGCCAATCGGCGGGGTGCTGCAACTCGCCGGTTGGGGATTATGGTTGGTCTGGTGTTGGAGGGGAAAATAA
- a CDS encoding four helix bundle protein, with amino-acid sequence MKLKSLQERSKEFALHIILKSRELPRTLDARELGRRILRNGTRMAAKISTLTYVRGQLLFIHRLTLALQDLDQVQLWCDLVIDSQILSAEKLQDLRDEAHALARIIKLSIRHAKRRFKK; translated from the coding sequence ATGAAACTAAAAAGCCTCCAAGAGCGGAGCAAGGAATTTGCCTTACACATCATTTTAAAGAGCCGCGAACTCCCCCGGACGCTGGACGCCCGCGAGCTGGGGAGACGGATTTTGCGCAATGGAACGCGGATGGCCGCCAAAATTAGCACCTTGACTTATGTCCGGGGGCAGTTGTTATTTATTCACCGATTGACCCTGGCATTGCAGGATCTGGATCAGGTGCAACTGTGGTGCGATCTGGTGATTGACTCGCAAATTTTATCCGCCGAAAAATTGCAAGATTTGCGGGACGAGGCACACGCCCTGGCCCGAATCATCAAATTGTCCATCCGTCACGCCAAGCGGCGATTCAAGAAGTAA
- a CDS encoding RNA polymerase sigma factor, translating to MPELGENSDLLRLVEQCLAGNSLAVRDFVSKYQGPIFGLCYRMLTHRQDAEDMTQETLVRAIRALHQWDRTRDILPWLFSIAGNRCRSLLTKRKNRSVRELPIEQVAAEPDREDAARNLGEELDRSLALVRPEFRQAFLLFHEQELSYAQIGEILDCPLGTVKTWIHRARKEIIEDLRKRDVLTEANYAVRRV from the coding sequence ATGCCTGAATTGGGCGAAAACAGCGATCTGCTTCGATTGGTCGAACAATGCCTGGCAGGGAATTCCCTGGCTGTCAGAGACTTCGTTTCCAAGTATCAGGGGCCGATCTTTGGGCTGTGCTATCGCATGCTCACCCATCGTCAGGATGCCGAGGACATGACCCAGGAAACCCTGGTGCGGGCCATTCGGGCCTTACACCAGTGGGACCGGACCCGCGACATATTACCTTGGTTATTTTCCATTGCGGGTAACCGCTGCCGAAGTTTATTGACCAAACGCAAGAACCGCTCCGTGCGGGAATTGCCGATAGAGCAAGTGGCGGCCGAACCCGATCGCGAGGATGCCGCCCGCAATCTGGGCGAAGAGCTGGACCGCTCTTTGGCTTTGGTTCGGCCGGAATTTCGCCAAGCGTTTTTGCTCTTTCATGAGCAAGAACTTAGCTATGCCCAGATTGGCGAGATATTGGATTGTCCGTTGGGAACGGTCAAAACTTGGATACATCGGGCACGGAAGGAAATCATCGAGGATTTACGAAAACGGGATGTATTGACCGAGGCGAATTATGCAGTGCGTCGAGTTTGA